One genomic segment of Panicum virgatum strain AP13 chromosome 2N, P.virgatum_v5, whole genome shotgun sequence includes these proteins:
- the LOC120658204 gene encoding uncharacterized protein LOC120658204: MAVACAPLAAGGWEAGTGLALGGLFTEAELAAADLLVQLSGGGGDEAPSESGSPRSVNTCAGGAAAWEEEEREEAGGLELDRRTRKRYRLVSELYGATRPVAGAGAGSARKRKRGHGPQAQAEMTMRHGNDEDEKAEAPTFSSRYDTYQSCHGMRSCRWW, translated from the exons ATGGCCGTGGCGTGCGCGCCGCTCGCGGCGGGCGGGTGGGAGGCCGGCACCGGGCTCGCGCTCGGGGGCCTGTTCACGGaggcggagctggcggcggcggacctgCTCGTGCAgctcagcggcggcgggggcgacgagGCGCCGTCGGAGTCGGGGTCGCCGCGGTCGGTGAACacgtgcgcgggcggcgccgcggcgtgggaggaggaggagcgggaggaggcgggTGGTCTCGAGCTGGACAGGAGGACGAGGAAGAGGTACCGCCTGGTGTCGGAGCTCTACGGCGCCACCAGGCccgtggccggcgccggcgcgggcagcGCCAGGAAGAGGAAGCGGGGTCACGggccgcaggcgcaggcggagATGACGATGAG GCATGGAAATGACGAGGATGAAAAAGCGGAGGCTCCCACATTCTCCTCTAGATACGACACATACCAGAGTTGTCATGGAATGCGCAGCTGTAGGTGGTGGTGA
- the LOC120658203 gene encoding cucumber peeling cupredoxin-like, producing the protein MQRNQSRSHSVIASNAAWSPRPIMGATSLSSRAAAAILLVAVVLEEARRHGAGATEYTVGDSAGWTNGLNYLTWSQKYNFTAGDTLVFNYVAEQHDVHRVTQDAFRTCEPAANQSMGAWATGHDLVNLTVPGDYYFICNVSGHCLGGMKFAVAVVAPPPSPLPPPPALLPPPPPPPASSAGASWNTRRRPAWPEAVRIPCLAVIGLLILA; encoded by the exons ATGCAGCGAAACCAATCCCGAAGCCACTCTGTCATTGCCTCCAACGCTGCGTGGTCTCCCCGGCCAATCATGGGAGCTACCTCGCTTTCATCAAGAGCGGCAGCTGCCattctcctcgtcgccgtcgtcctTGAAGAAGCTCgacgccatggcgccggcgcgACGGAGTACACCGTCGGCGACTCCGCCGGGTGGACCAACGGCCTCAACTACCTCACATGGTCGCAGAAGTACAACTTCACCGCCGGCGACACGCTCG TGTTCAACTACGTGGCGGAGCAGCACGATGTGCACCGGGTGACTCAGGACGCATTCCGGACGTGCGAGCCGGCGGCGAACCAGAGCATGGGCGCGTGGGCGACGGGCCACGACCTCGTCAACCTCACCGTGCCGGGGGACTACTACTTCATCTGCAACGTCTCGGGCCACTGCCTCGGGGGCATGAAGTTCGCTGTCGCCGTGGTAGCGCCGCCCCCTTCACCGCTGCCTCCCCCACCAGCCctgctaccgccgccgccgccgccaccagcgaGCTCTGCGGGCGCGTCGTGGAACACACGGCGCCGCCCCGCGTGGCCGGAGGCGGTGCGGATCCCATGCCTCGCCGTGATCGGCCTGCTCATCCTTGCTTAG
- the LOC120658200 gene encoding la-related protein 1B-like, with translation MSPAAGGAAPAQAAAGAAAGAATPAIAAPSEPGRAPPRRDPPGQPEGADPANAAARKTVWNVPAPPPAAATAGAAGTTPGGGGGIIGGDASWPALAESARAWPKSASSDSLKSLSDASGLSQQDDSSASSVPPPHLGGEVNPIPTGSNPTSTPPPNSTAMASSQRNGSTTQPNPARRGGSNGGNNGGGSRGNGSYGGRRAANSSGGDGRSGSGRDGNWNEGSLGTGSGSNSTNSNGSSNLSDNVPGGGAGGNGNESSRNAPGNSHWNNNIRGVGVSSSNSTGSGDGNNRNSGGSSNHWNNNPRNSSGSSNGSGGRGGYRGRRDHERGGNFSPRNFPRVPVMPYQQQQQQQQQQPPGVYQPGAFHRPPPPHASHFMVPQHFYVPPFAYSADVQPYPVYLPPMEQFQNMHLVRPPMQPAWVPPPQDQPNLQDVIRTQIEFYFSTNNLCHDTFLRRHMNDQGWVPIDLILGFNRMRTFTGLVDTNYILDAIRDSELLEVQGNNVRRRNDWMEWLLH, from the exons ATGTCGCCGGCAGCTGGtggcgccgcgcccgcgcaagcggcggcgggggcggcggccggcgccgccacgccggcgaTCGCGGCGCCGTCGGagcccggccgcgcgccgccccgccgggaTCCGCCGGGCCAGCCGGAGGGGGCCGATCCAGCCaatgcggcggcgaggaagacgGTGTGGAacgtgccggcgccgccccccgccgccgcgacggcgggggcggcggggacgacccccggcggcggcggcggcatcatcGGCGGGGACGCCTCGTGGCCGGCGCTCGCGGAGTCGGCGCGCGCGTGGCCCAAGTCGGCCTCGTCCGACTCCCTCAAGTCGCTCTCCGATGCCTCCGGCCTGTCACAGCAG GATGATTCCAGCGCTTCATCCGTGCCCCCACCTCATCTAGGTGGGGAGGTTAATCCGATCCCCACAGGCTCAAACCCTACCTCCACGCCTCCTCCAAATTCTACTGCTATGGCTTCTTCGCAGCGGAACGGCTCCACAACCCAGCCAAACCCAGCTCGGCGCGGTGGCAGCAATGGTGGAAATAATGGAGGTGGCAGCCGTGGAAATGGTAGCTATGGTGGCCGCAGGGCTGCCAATAGTAGTGGAGGTGACGGGAGAAGCGGTAGTGGCCGTGATGGTAACTGGAACGAGGGGAGCCTTGGTACTGGCAGCGGTTCTAACAGCACCAATAGCAATGGTTCCAGCAACTTGAGTGATAATGTCCCTGGTGGCGGTGCCGGTGGGAATGGCAATGAAAGCAGCAGAAATGCTCCTGGCAATAGCCACTGGAACAACAACATACGAGGTGTTGGTGTTAGCAGCAGTAACAGTACTGGTAGTGGTGATGGAAACAATAGAAATAGTGGTGGCAGCAGCAACCACTGGAACAATAATCCCCGAAACAGTAGTGGCAGTAGCAATGGCTCTGGAGGTCGTGGTGGTTACCGGGGTCGCCGTGACCATGAGAGAGGAGGTAATTTCTCGCCTAGGAACTTCCCTAGAGTTCCAGTAATGCCAtatcaacagcagcagcagcagcagcagcagcagccacctgGTGTCTACCAGCCTGGGGCCTTTCACCGGCCTCCACCGCCACATGCTTCTCATTTCATGGTGCCACAGCATTTTTATGTGCCACCATTTGCCTACTCCG CTGATGTGCAACCTTATCCTGTCTATCTCCCGCCAATGGAACAGTTTCAGAACATGCATCTTGTCCGGCCACCCATGCAGCCTGCATGGGTTCCTCCTCCCCAGGATCAGCCAAATCTTCAAGATGTTATTAGGACTCAGATAGAATTCTATTTTAG CACAAATAACCTATGCCATGACACATTCTTGAGGAGACATATGAATGATCAAGGATGGGTACCTATCGACCTCATCTTGGGGTTCAACCGG ATGAGGACATTTACAGGCTTGGTAGACACCAACTATATACTAGATGCTATTCGTGATTCTGAGTTACTGGAAGTGCAG GGAAATAATGTCCGAAGGCGCAATGACTGGATGGAGTGGTTACTTCATTAA
- the LOC120658202 gene encoding probable aquaporin PIP2-7, protein MPKEDVSIEAAAAEKAPYWDPPPAPVLDTSELQKWSLYRALIAEFVATLIFLYVSIATVIGYKAQSNNLQTCTGVGFLGVSWSFGATIFILVYCTGGVSGGHINPAVTFGLFVGRKLSLVRTVLYIVAQCLGAICGAGMVKGIVGGDLYDTLGGGANAVGSGFSVAAALGAEIAGTFVLVYTVFSATDPKRTARDSFIPVLVPLPIGFAVFVVHLATIPITGTGINPARSLGAAVMYNKAWSYHWIFWIGPAIGATAAALYHKLVLRGEAVKALGSFRSTSATV, encoded by the exons ATGCCGAAGGAGGATGTGAGCAtcgaggcggcggcagccgagAAGGCGCCGTACTgggacccgccgccggcgccggtgctggaCACGAGCGAGCTGCAGAAGTGGTCGCTGTACCGCGCGCTCATCGCCGAGTTCGTGGCCACCCTCATCTTCCTCTACGTGAGCATCGCCACCGTCATCGGGTACAAGGCCCAGTCCAACAACCTGCAGACGTGCACCGGCGTCGGGTTCCTCGGCGTCTCCTGGTCCTTCGGCGCCACCATCTTCATCCTCGTCTACTGCACCGGCGGCGTCTCAG GCGGGCACATCAACCCGGCCGTGACGTTCGGGCTGTTCGTGGGGCGGAAGCTGTCGCTGGTGCGCACCGTGCTGTACATCGTGGCGCAGTGCCTGGGCGCCATCTGCGGCGCGGGCATGGTGAAGGGCATCGTGGGGGGCGATCTCTACGACaccttgggcggcggcgcgaacgCGGTCGGCAGCGGGTTCTCCGTCGCGGCGGCCCTCGGCGCCGAGATCGCCGGCACGTTCGTCCTCGTGTACACCGTCTTCTCCGCCACCGACCCCAAGCGCACCGCGCGCGACTCCTTCATCCCG GTGCTGGTGCCGCTGCCGATCGGGTTCGCGGTGTTCGTGGTGCACCTGGCgaccatccccatcaccggCACGGGCATCAACCCGGCCCGgagcctcggcgccgccgtcatGTACAACAAGGCATGGAGTTACCAC TGGATCTTCTGGATCGGGCCGGCGatcggggcgacggcggcggcgctgtaccACAAGCTCGTGCTGCGCGGGGAGGCCGTCAAGGCGCTCGGCTCCTTCAGGAGCACCAGCGCCACGGTGTGA